ATTTACAAGTacactttaaatcttttttgtgAGTCCAAGTTCTGCACGTGAACATTCATGCTCCCCCGAGGACCTTTGTGGGTCAGAGAGGTTAAAGGTCGTCAGTATCGCAGAATAAAACCccataatgtgtttttttacagatgaagaCTTTTCcttccaaacaaaacacattaaatagtCACGGCCTTGTTTTCAGTCGTTAAcgaacaaacagctgatggaCCCACATCGACCCCCCCACGCTTGATTGATTCACAACATCCCATTTACGCTGAAGAAAAGGTGATTATCGCCCAGATTAAACGCCGCGTGACGCCTTTCTGCAGCCGGTTCAGGAAGTTGattatctgtgtttttgctATGACTTCAGGGTCGTTAACGGTGACGGAACATTTATCAACACGAAGAACTTCGAAAGCtggagtgaaagagaaagtCGTGatgattttgaatgaaatgaactgttcaattcatcctctggagacGATGAACGGGAACGAACTGCAGCTAAAGCAGAGGTGTGGTCTGCAATCAGGGGGCAGCGGCTCCAgagttgaagtctatgggaaaatgtccctcctcttccctcagTCTGAAATTTAATGATGATGGCGTGCAGAGCGGATCAGATCAAAGTCTgaggctgaagatgaagaagagacagaatgacaaacTGCTGCTTCGTCCTCTCTGATATTTACAGTCTGACTGAAGCCATTAAAATGACTGATCCTGATCGATTCTGGACGGGATTCCACATAAAAAGGCACTTTTACAGCCTTTCAGTTCGGATCAGATGgagatcattttcatttcatgagaACTGAAGTAGAATTCACCACTCCACTCCTGCAGACTCCCACAGTGTTTTCAGCTGATCCGTCTCCGTGAACAAAGAAACGTAGACTCttatttcacttcctcttttccctCCAGGTGCCGGCGACCTCACCGGCGACCCCTTCGGTTACGTGACCGGCGTGCTGGCGGTCATCATCCACGCCTCCTACCTGGTTCTGATCCAGAAAACCAGTCTGGACAGCGAGTACGGCCCGCTCACCGCTCAGTACGCCATCGCCATCATGGCCTCACCGGTGAGGGGTCggacagttttttgttgttgttgttttggtcttttctcttttgctctgATCAAAGTTTtccctttgtttctttccttttcctgctcttgttcttctgtttttgacCTTCCTGATGTCCTCGTCATATTTCACCTCCACCTTTATGTCACTAAGAGCAGCTTGTTCTTCTTTGATGATCTTCTGAgtgtcctctcctctttctctttctgtctattTATCGGTTTTACTCTTCAGTTGTTTATTCTTAATTTAACGCTTCCTCTTCTCGTTTTCCGCTCGCCAGCCTTTGATGGTCCTTTTTCTCTCGTTGAGTTAAAGTTGCCTGCTGGGATTTTCTCGTGTTTACAGTCAGAATTTCTCACCAAAGCGCATTTGGTGTCCTTCAAGTTTAACCAGCGTGTTGAATTCATTCCTTTTCCCCCGAAGACATTTTTGTGGAACAGTTTTGTTTAAATCCGTATTTACTCTCTCCTGCCTCGACACGTTCCCTCTTTTCTATGTGTTTGATATCTCTGTCTGTCGTTTTCAGGTGCTGCTGGTGTGCTCGCTCATCTCCATGGACGCCATCAACATGTGGTCGTACGAGGGCTGGAGAGACCCCCACATCACCGTCATTTTCGTCTTCTGCATCTTCATCGGCTGCGCCATGAACTTCACCACGCTGCACTGCACCTACATCAACTCCGCCGTCACCACCAGCTTCGTCGGTGTGGTCAAGAGCATCGCCACCATCACCGTCGGCATGCTGGCGTTCAACGACGTGGCGCCGACTGGGCTGTTCATCGGCGGCGTGGTGGTGAACACCGTCGGCTCCATCACGTATTGTGTGGTCAAATACTTTGAAACGAAGAAGAAGAGCTCATATGAGGATCTGGAGGTGGCGGGGAAGGACGGGGCGCCGCCCGGGGAGCCGTACCAAGAGAAACCGCCGCTGAACGGAGACGGGCCCGCCGCCGGGACTGGAGCCGATCCGGGACAGCTGCAGATGGAGGGAGTGCCGAGCGTCAACGGGAAGGAGGAGAGTCCGCTGGCTAACGGACAGCTGTGGACAGGAGATGGTGGACAAGGGGACGCAGAGGCGGGCGTCAATTCTTGCGTCATGACGGAAAAAGAGGCGCTGGAGATGCAGAGGGAGCATCTCAACAAGGAGGGCAGCAGCCAGGGCCAGACGCTCAGTGACAGCTACGTCGGGGTGTGGAGGTCCATCAGACACCTGCAGTTTTTGAAGAAAGAACCTTTGATTGATAACATGGAGCAGCAAAGTCCATAAGGGCCAGGCTGAGACCTGGACAGGACGGAAAACTGGGACAGACgtggaggataaaaaaaaaggcttgagCACGCTGAAGAAACCTCTGCGTCCGCTGGGAGCCTCTTTTattaactttaaattaaatagcCTGAGTGTTTTTGTGCTAAAAGTTCAGTCAGACCTCGCTTCGGGCTTCgagcacaaaaacagaaaagattcCTGGTGGAGAAGAGTGGATGAAGAGTCCTTCAGCTCGGCGGCGGACGGCCGTGCAGCATGATTTGGTTTACGTCCCCTCTGATTACA
This genomic interval from Echeneis naucrates chromosome 24, fEcheNa1.1, whole genome shotgun sequence contains the following:
- the LOC115037308 gene encoding solute carrier family 35 member D3-like — its product is MDVFKSRMLGISVAVAHGVFSGSLNILLKFLITNYHFNFLTLIQFLTSSTAALTLETLRRLGKVKVPAFSLQLAKEFVSVCVLSTLQSTLTLWSLRGLSLPMYVVFKRCLPLFTLSIGVCVLRNGVPSVGVVTAVLITTGGAALAGAGDLTGDPFGYVTGVLAVIIHASYLVLIQKTSLDSEYGPLTAQYAIAIMASPVLLVCSLISMDAINMWSYEGWRDPHITVIFVFCIFIGCAMNFTTLHCTYINSAVTTSFVGVVKSIATITVGMLAFNDVAPTGLFIGGVVVNTVGSITYCVVKYFETKKKSSYEDLEVAGKDGAPPGEPYQEKPPLNGDGPAAGTGADPGQLQMEGVPSVNGKEESPLANGQLWTGDGGQGDAEAGVNSCVMTEKEALEMQREHLNKEGSSQGQTLSDSYVGVWRSIRHLQFLKKEPLIDNMEQQSP